The following proteins are encoded in a genomic region of Fervidobacterium pennivorans DSM 9078:
- a CDS encoding alkaline phosphatase has protein sequence MKLRGFVLLFLVFVTIISFALNIIYLVGDGMSFNQLLLASILEGRVLTTMTLPYTAIQTTYSADSWVTDSAPAGTALFAGYKTLNSAIGVLPNGTPMPSIFEIAKSAGYNIGLAVTCRVTHATPASMYGHVTNRNDEVILAKQLAESGTVDVIFGGGWDMFVPTAQGGRRTDGLNLIEVMKSKGYEYITTVEQLNTVQSSKVLGLFAKGHLDPVSNRSSAQPTLDVMTKKALELLSKDGKPFMLMVEGSQIDWEAHSNDFYGVWKEVVEFDNAVKVALEFAAKDGNTLVIVTGDHETGGLSLSKGGYTINVELARKAKGTTQMFLSQYNIADKEKFIAGLKEWYGISITDAEYENLRQIPSNNLRRELARFVSEKVGFGWTTFDHTAAPVPVYAFGPGAHYFTGFMDNTDIPKIIMKITKLSAISFPEVKTTGSGY, from the coding sequence ATGAAACTTAGGGGTTTCGTGTTGTTATTTTTAGTATTTGTAACCATTATCTCATTTGCGCTGAATATTATTTACCTTGTCGGAGATGGTATGAGTTTTAACCAGCTTCTTCTTGCAAGTATACTTGAAGGAAGAGTTTTGACAACTATGACATTGCCTTACACAGCTATACAAACGACTTACTCTGCTGATTCATGGGTGACAGATTCTGCTCCAGCGGGGACGGCCCTCTTTGCCGGATACAAAACATTGAACAGTGCGATAGGCGTATTACCAAATGGTACACCGATGCCTTCAATATTTGAAATTGCAAAGAGCGCTGGTTACAACATTGGTTTGGCAGTTACGTGTAGGGTAACTCATGCCACACCAGCCTCAATGTACGGGCACGTAACAAATAGAAACGATGAAGTAATCCTTGCTAAACAGCTCGCTGAATCTGGAACTGTTGACGTCATTTTTGGTGGCGGATGGGATATGTTTGTCCCAACTGCGCAAGGTGGTAGAAGAACAGATGGGCTTAATCTCATAGAAGTGATGAAAAGCAAAGGGTATGAATATATAACAACAGTTGAACAACTTAATACTGTTCAGTCTTCAAAGGTTCTTGGTTTATTTGCCAAGGGACATCTTGACCCAGTTTCTAACAGGTCATCAGCTCAACCAACCCTCGATGTTATGACCAAAAAAGCCCTCGAACTTCTTTCAAAGGATGGTAAACCTTTCATGCTCATGGTTGAAGGCTCACAGATAGATTGGGAAGCACATTCGAACGATTTCTACGGAGTTTGGAAAGAGGTTGTGGAATTTGATAACGCTGTCAAAGTTGCTCTCGAATTTGCAGCTAAAGATGGTAACACACTTGTGATTGTTACCGGTGACCACGAAACAGGTGGATTGTCACTTTCAAAAGGTGGTTACACAATTAACGTGGAACTTGCAAGAAAGGCAAAAGGAACTACACAGATGTTCTTAAGCCAATACAACATCGCAGATAAAGAAAAATTTATTGCGGGTCTTAAAGAATGGTATGGTATATCTATCACAGATGCCGAATACGAAAACTTGAGACAGATTCCTTCAAACAATCTGAGAAGAGAACTTGCAAGGTTTGTAAGTGAAAAAGTTGGATTTGGCTGGACAACGTTTGACCACACAGCTGCACCCGTCCCAGTCTACGCTTTTGGACCCGGTGCACATTATTTCACAGGTTTTATGGACAACACGGAC
- a CDS encoding thermonuclease family protein: MVFRKSKTNAVFFLVIAVSLVLALILSSCSPQETAISNVEVLDGDTLRVSGLSFRIIGIDAPEIHEGDKPIGEYGQNAKDYLYWFASQFELSYEQKGKDSYGRILIYLFGKDRQTGVKYLYEASLTENGYARPLIYDSTSVPNYTKAIVDAYKRAYENRKGIFSKYDNAPVIDKTKASQMSSYKGKIVWLEMDVSNVKFSNDTYYIYSDFALVKIRSGEYNNLFNGYNLYGLKGRKVRFYGELWYDNYEGKYMIMLRAPFEIKIVN, translated from the coding sequence ATGGTTTTTAGAAAATCCAAAACAAACGCTGTATTTTTTCTTGTAATCGCTGTTAGCCTGGTTCTTGCCCTTATACTGAGTTCTTGTTCACCTCAAGAAACAGCGATAAGTAATGTTGAAGTGCTCGATGGGGATACACTGAGAGTTTCAGGACTATCATTTAGAATCATTGGAATCGACGCACCAGAAATTCATGAAGGAGATAAGCCGATAGGTGAGTATGGGCAGAATGCAAAAGATTATCTTTACTGGTTCGCAAGTCAATTTGAGCTTTCGTACGAGCAAAAGGGGAAAGATAGCTATGGAAGGATTTTGATTTACCTTTTTGGAAAAGATAGGCAAACCGGTGTGAAGTATCTTTATGAAGCATCACTTACTGAGAATGGATATGCTCGACCCTTGATTTACGACAGCACATCAGTTCCAAACTACACTAAGGCAATCGTTGACGCTTACAAAAGGGCATACGAAAACAGAAAAGGTATATTCTCGAAATACGATAACGCACCAGTTATCGACAAAACCAAGGCAAGCCAGATGAGTTCCTATAAAGGTAAGATTGTTTGGCTTGAGATGGATGTTAGTAATGTAAAATTTTCTAACGATACTTACTACATCTATTCGGACTTTGCGCTTGTTAAGATAAGAAGTGGTGAGTACAACAATTTATTCAATGGGTACAACCTCTATGGTCTAAAGGGTAGAAAAGTGAGATTTTACGGTGAACTTTGGTATGACAACTACGAAGGGAAATATATGATTATGCTACGCGCACCGTTTGAAATTAAAATCGTCAACTAA